A portion of the Magnolia sinica isolate HGM2019 chromosome 17, MsV1, whole genome shotgun sequence genome contains these proteins:
- the LOC131230789 gene encoding uncharacterized protein LOC131230789, giving the protein MGKAKGGSIFIRLVSAAGTGFFYVKKKNPRKMTEKLEFRKYDPRVNRHVLFTEQKMK; this is encoded by the coding sequence ATGGGTAAGGCAAAGGGTGGTTCCATATTCATCAGGCTTGTTTCGGCTGCTGGTACTGGGTTCTTTTATGTTAAGAAGAAGAATCCTCGGAAGATGACGGAAAAGCTTGAGTTCCGGAAATACGACCCTCGGGTGAATCGCCATGTCCTGTTTACAGAGCAAAAGATGAAATGA